The genomic segment TGATGCCAAGCGCATCGCCCAGGAGATCGGCAAGAAGGTCGCCATCAAGGCCCAGGTGCATGTGGGTGGGCGCGGCAAGGCAGGCGGCATCAAGATCGCCAGCACCCCGGAGGAAGCCTACGAGGCCGCCAAGGCGATCCTCGGGATGGACATCAAGGGCCTCAAGGTCAAGAAGGTCCTGGTCGAGGAAGCCGTCGAGATCGCCACCGAGTACTACTGCGGCATGCTGTTCGACCGCGACGCCAAGCGCGTCATCATCATGTCTTCGGCCGAGGGCGGCATGGAGATCGAGGAAGTCGCCGAGCGGACACCCGAGAAGATCCGCAAGGTCTGGGTCGACCCGACCGTGGGCCTGACCGACTACCAGGTCCGCCAGCTCATCTTCGAAGGCGGCTTCGACAAGAAATACCTCAAGGAGGCCACCGCCTTCTTCAAGAACCTCTACAAGCTGATGGTCGAATCGGATGCCGACCTGGCCGAGATCAACCCGCTCGCGATCACCACCGACGGCCGCATGATCGCCGCCGACGCCAAGATCACGATCGACGAGAACGCGCTCTTCCGCCACAGTGAGCTGGCCGGCTGGAAGGAATCCGAGGAAGGTCACGAAATCGAGGAAGAAGCCGCTCGTCGGGGCCTGACCTTCGTCCACCTGGGTGGCAACATCGGCATCATGGGCAACGGCGCGGGTCTGGTCATGACCAGCCTCGACGTCGTCAGCCGGGAGGGCGGCAAGCCCGCCAACTTCCTGGACATCGGCGGCGGTGCCAAGGCTGACGTGGTGAAAAATGCCATCGAGGTCGTGCTGATGGAAGAAGGCATCAAGGGCATCATGATCAACATCTTCGGCGGCATCACGCGCTGCGACGAGGTGGCCAAGGGCATCCTGAATGCGACGGCCGACCTCAACCTGACGGTGCCCGTGGTCGTCCGCCTGTCCGGCACGGCCGAAGAGGAAGGGCGCCAGATCCTGGCGACGTCCGACAAGTTCCACCCCGCAGCCAGCATGCAGGAAGCGGCCCAGAAGGTCGTCGCCCTGGCCGGCCTGAAGTAAGCCCGGAGGCCCCCCATGAGC from the Candidatus Sericytochromatia bacterium genome contains:
- the sucC gene encoding ADP-forming succinate--CoA ligase subunit beta; this encodes MKIHEYQGKLLMERFGIPTTKGRVADTPDDAKRIAQEIGKKVAIKAQVHVGGRGKAGGIKIASTPEEAYEAAKAILGMDIKGLKVKKVLVEEAVEIATEYYCGMLFDRDAKRVIIMSSAEGGMEIEEVAERTPEKIRKVWVDPTVGLTDYQVRQLIFEGGFDKKYLKEATAFFKNLYKLMVESDADLAEINPLAITTDGRMIAADAKITIDENALFRHSELAGWKESEEGHEIEEEAARRGLTFVHLGGNIGIMGNGAGLVMTSLDVVSREGGKPANFLDIGGGAKADVVKNAIEVVLMEEGIKGIMINIFGGITRCDEVAKGILNATADLNLTVPVVVRLSGTAEEEGRQILATSDKFHPAASMQEAAQKVVALAGLK